Proteins from a single region of Actinomycetota bacterium:
- a CDS encoding phytanoyl-CoA dioxygenase family protein, with protein sequence MAKHPELTGEARRVLDDLERNGAAVTSVEALLGSDGLWGSLRDFTERLEQSKAGEIEEARRGADEEGPGKSYLMSLLPSGPIKVTPENEILARFALQEPLLAVANAYYGLYVRLRTFDVWHTFASSRPARDSQLWHRDPANDEHLLKVFVYLTDVDEGAGPFMYAAGTHPQGDVKAQPRSQRVKGADRTTDEEMAAVVPPERWVKGVGPASTIVLADTRGYHKGGEARNSDRILYYCMYRTPAFQTRRFTRPITVSAPLGKEQRVAVSS encoded by the coding sequence ATGGCGAAGCATCCGGAGCTCACCGGCGAGGCCCGTCGGGTCCTCGACGACCTGGAGCGAAACGGCGCCGCCGTCACCAGCGTGGAGGCCCTGCTCGGTAGCGACGGCCTGTGGGGGTCGTTGCGCGACTTCACCGAGCGGCTGGAACAGTCCAAGGCCGGCGAGATCGAGGAAGCCAGGCGGGGCGCCGACGAGGAGGGCCCCGGCAAGAGCTACCTGATGAGCCTCCTTCCCTCCGGGCCGATCAAGGTCACCCCGGAGAACGAGATCCTGGCCCGGTTCGCCCTCCAGGAGCCGCTGCTCGCCGTGGCCAACGCGTACTACGGGCTGTACGTGCGCCTGCGGACGTTCGACGTGTGGCACACCTTCGCCTCGAGCCGACCGGCCCGGGACTCCCAGCTGTGGCACCGCGACCCGGCCAACGACGAGCACCTGCTGAAGGTGTTCGTGTACCTCACCGACGTCGACGAGGGGGCCGGCCCGTTCATGTACGCGGCCGGGACGCACCCGCAGGGGGACGTGAAGGCCCAGCCCCGGTCGCAGCGGGTCAAGGGGGCCGACCGCACCACCGACGAGGAGATGGCCGCCGTTGTGCCGCCGGAGCGGTGGGTGAAGGGCGTAGGCCCGGCGAGCACCATCGTGCTGGCCGACACCCGCGGCTACCACAAGGGCGGCGAGGCCAGGAACAGCGACCGGATCCTGTACTACTGCATGTACCGCACGCCCGCGTTCCAGACCAGGCGGTTCACCCGGCCCATCACGGTCTCCGCGCCGCTCGGCAAGGAGCAGCGCGTGGCGGTGTCGTCATAG